In one window of Fictibacillus phosphorivorans DNA:
- a CDS encoding GNAT family N-acetyltransferase: MNPLLLDIPLQMNTERLILRAPLQSGDEEIVSEAIKDSFNELKVWLSLFQEIPTLEETAILLKNAHINFLKRESFRFLIFKNGGGKDFIGTASLHRIDWDIRKCEIGYWINTKFSGNGYMTEAVKELVDFGFNHLALKRMEIRCESRNVKSRFIPEKLGFTHEGTLRNDDLSADGSRLTDTCIYSKIN; this comes from the coding sequence ATGAATCCATTATTATTAGATATCCCTTTGCAAATGAATACGGAAAGGCTAATTCTTCGAGCACCTCTTCAATCTGGGGACGAAGAAATTGTGAGTGAAGCCATCAAAGATTCATTTAATGAGTTAAAAGTGTGGCTTTCCCTTTTTCAAGAAATTCCTACTCTTGAAGAAACAGCTATTTTATTAAAAAATGCTCACATCAATTTTTTGAAAAGAGAAAGTTTTCGTTTCCTGATCTTTAAAAACGGTGGAGGCAAGGACTTTATCGGAACTGCGAGCCTTCATAGGATTGACTGGGACATTCGAAAATGTGAAATAGGATACTGGATAAATACAAAGTTTAGCGGTAATGGATATATGACCGAAGCCGTAAAGGAGTTAGTTGACTTCGGATTTAATCACCTAGCATTGAAGAGAATGGAAATAAGATGTGAATCAAGAAACGTAAAAAGCCGCTTTATACCTGAAAAACTTGGTTTTACACATGAAGGGACATTAAGGAATGATGATCTATCCGCAGACGGTAGCAGGCTGACAGATACTTGTATATATTCTAAAATAAATTAA
- a CDS encoding SDR family NAD(P)-dependent oxidoreductase, translated as MDMELNNKTALVTGSTKGIGKAIAIELAKEGVNVLINGRDYEEVERIVNEIKLDFPATSPQNAAADLVDIQQREALFRKYPNIDILVNNMGIYEIMQYEDVDDEVWEKYFRTNFLVANGLSKFYLPKMLNNDYGRIIFIASEEAMMPSGQMPQYCATKSMLLSLSKSLSKLTKGTEVTVNTILPGPTLSENVYQIIEGIYPNEDMNFSEKEKEFMTTNLPQSEIQRFIRPAEIGRLTTFVCSPYASAFKGAPIRMDGGMVPTIF; from the coding sequence ATGGATATGGAATTAAACAATAAAACAGCATTAGTTACTGGATCAACGAAAGGTATAGGTAAAGCAATTGCCATTGAACTTGCTAAAGAAGGTGTTAATGTACTAATTAATGGACGAGATTATGAAGAGGTAGAACGAATTGTAAATGAAATTAAATTAGATTTTCCAGCTACCTCTCCTCAAAATGCTGCAGCCGATCTAGTGGATATTCAGCAGAGAGAAGCTTTATTTAGGAAATACCCCAATATTGATATTTTAGTTAACAATATGGGGATATATGAAATCATGCAATATGAGGACGTAGATGATGAAGTATGGGAAAAATATTTCCGCACTAATTTTCTTGTTGCAAATGGATTATCTAAATTTTATTTACCTAAAATGTTGAACAATGATTATGGTCGCATTATCTTTATTGCGAGTGAAGAAGCAATGATGCCTTCAGGACAAATGCCTCAGTATTGTGCAACAAAATCAATGCTATTATCATTGTCAAAAAGCTTATCTAAATTAACAAAAGGAACAGAAGTTACTGTTAATACAATTCTACCAGGACCAACACTCTCTGAAAATGTATATCAAATTATTGAAGGGATCTACCCAAATGAAGATATGAATTTTTCAGAAAAAGAGAAAGAATTTATGACTACAAACCTACCTCAATCTGAAATACAGCGTTTTATCAGACCTGCTGAAATAGGTAGATTGACTACATTTGTATGTAGTCCTTATGCCTCAGCGTTTAAAGGAGCTCCTATACGTATGGATGGGGGAATGGTACCGACTATTTTTTAA
- a CDS encoding AraC family transcriptional regulator, producing the protein MTSQSRIKIPAGFWTGLNQLGIAAHDVVRKARLPLTIITEPDVTTAQYLAIWQAYSDLIDDNAKGIIKLTTGFKTAHYPPSVLATYHARYYRDALKRMARYKQLCPPETLRIIEKGEHCTIELDWLDIDQPGPPLLIGITLAFLLELGRRGTGHPLKARFVEFTHAMGDIEVLETFFGCRIRIGANCNRLTLHRGDLDRPFVSYNAELLEILTPVLDKSLNEQQSSRSITEMVKWITKRSLTGGRPDIQTVASELGMSDRTLQRRLTEEGTNFKHLLTQVRHEQAREYLADPSLDIKEVAFLIGYEDQNSFYRAFRLWEGDTPSNWRNEQLVHTQ; encoded by the coding sequence ATGACGTCTCAATCTCGAATAAAAATTCCGGCAGGATTTTGGACAGGATTAAATCAACTGGGGATTGCCGCCCACGATGTGGTTAGAAAAGCACGACTTCCGCTCACCATTATTACTGAACCAGATGTCACAACCGCCCAATATTTGGCGATTTGGCAAGCTTATTCCGATCTCATTGATGATAATGCAAAAGGAATTATCAAGCTTACGACCGGTTTTAAAACAGCGCATTACCCTCCTAGCGTTTTAGCTACTTACCACGCTCGTTACTACCGTGACGCTCTGAAGCGAATGGCCCGGTACAAACAACTTTGCCCCCCTGAAACTTTACGTATCATCGAGAAAGGCGAGCACTGTACAATCGAACTGGATTGGTTGGATATCGATCAACCCGGTCCGCCTCTGCTGATAGGTATTACACTAGCATTTCTTCTGGAGCTAGGGCGCCGCGGAACAGGTCACCCTTTAAAAGCGAGGTTCGTCGAATTCACACACGCTATGGGGGATATAGAGGTACTTGAAACTTTTTTTGGATGCCGTATCCGAATCGGTGCAAATTGTAACAGGTTGACGTTACATAGAGGAGATCTGGATCGTCCCTTTGTTTCGTACAACGCGGAATTACTAGAGATTCTGACTCCTGTACTGGATAAATCGTTGAATGAGCAGCAAAGCAGTCGCTCAATCACCGAGATGGTCAAGTGGATAACGAAACGGAGCTTAACAGGAGGGCGTCCTGACATTCAGACTGTCGCTAGCGAATTGGGGATGAGTGATCGTACCTTACAGCGCAGACTGACTGAAGAAGGGACGAACTTCAAGCATCTGTTGACACAAGTGCGACATGAGCAGGCACGAGAGTACTTGGCGGACCCCTCGCTCGATATTAAAGAAGTGGCATTTCTGATTGGATATGAAGACCAGAACTCGTTCTACCGTGCCTTTCGCCTTTGGGAAGGTGATACTCCTTCAAATTGGCGTAATGAACAATTAGTACACACTCAATAA